CACTGGATGTCTCTGGTGGGAGCTCCTTCTAGAGACTGGAAGATTAGGATGCTGGCTCCTTTGTCAGCGCAGCAGAGGGAGGCGGGAGGGCCACGTCTGCTGACTGCCGATTTCCGACAGTGTCTAGGAGGTGAGTGGGTAGAAACGGAAAGGTTTGaagatgtcttagttactgtttctTGCTTTAATGAGACACCATGTCCagggcagcttataaaagaaagcatttacttggggacttgcttatagtttcagagttgGTTACTCTATGTCCATCATAATGAGAAGCATAGTAGGGTGGCAGGTAGGCATGGTATtgaaacagtagctgagagcttacatctgatccacaagcaggaaacaaagagaaagactctgcctggcatggactttttttttttttaaagatttatttatttattatgtatacaacattccttccatgtatgtttgtattccagaagagggcaccagatctcattatagatggctgtgagccaccatgtggttgctgggaattgaactcaggacctctggaagagcaatcagtgctcttaacctctgagccatctctccagccccctggcatggacttttgaaacctttaAGCCCACTGCatatacctcctccaacaagatcattCCCACACCTACATGGCCACACCCCCCAATCCTTACTAAAGAgtgccactaactggggaccagaATTCAAACATATGCGCCTacaggggccattctcattcacaccagcACAGAAGGGAGCCTGCCTGTGTGAAAGAACACAGTCAAGCTTTCCTAAGTGGATTTCTCCAGCTGGACAGAAGCCAGAACTGGGAAGCAGGCACAGCGCTGCTTTCTGCACAAGCAGAGAGCCCGGAAGTGAAGGCAAGTGGAAAATGGGCACTGGAGTCTTAAAATTAATTTGCTCATTTTGCTGTGGAATGCTGGCTCCTTGCGAGCACAGCTGAAGCTGTCTTGGACACAGAATGCTCCCTGGTATCTGGGAACAGTGTAGGTACTagggtttgcatgtgtgtgtgtctgtgtgtgtagtatgtgtgcatgtgttgtgggtttcacatgcatatatgtttgtctgtgtgtgttgtgtgtgtgtaagtcagaagtTGATGCTGAGTGTCTTTCCCTATTGCCCCCCACTTTGCCTACAGAATCTTACTGAAGCTGGAGCTTGTTGACTCTGGCTAGTCTACCCAGCCCGTTTGCCACTGgaatcttgtctctgcctccctggagctgagattacagatagcAACAcacctcagcttttttttttttttaaaaaagatttatttatttatttattatgtatacagcattctgcctccgtgtatgTCCACacgctggaagagggcaccagatctcattacagacggatgtgagccaccatgtgtttgctgggaaccgaactcaggacctctggaagagcagccggtgctcttaaccactgagccacctctccagcccacacctcagcttttacgtgggttctggaaatccCAACTCCAGTGGCGAGTTATCTCCCTACCCACAATTTCAAtagaactctttttaaaaaaagattggtgtgtgtgtgtgtgtgtgtgtgttggatgctTTATGCTTTAAGTACGTGTATGTTTGTGCaggacatgcatgcatgcattgccTGTGGAAGCTGAAGAGGGCATTCGGTTCTCTAGAACCAGAGTTAGAGAGTGGTTATGAgctcggatcctctggaagagcaaatagccggtgctcttaactgctgagccacccctctAGCGCCCCTGCCCACCCCAAGTAGAAATCttaagtataatatataatttaatatatgatttaatctTTTGATGTTGTTGCTCTTGGTggtggggttttgtgtgtgtgttcatttggtttgtttttggtatACTCTCGtttgtagctttggctatcttggaacttactatggagatgaggctggcctcaagctcacagagatcgtctctgcttcctggataatgtagtctttttgttttacttgtgtgcgtgcgtgtgtgcacgcatgtgttgaagattgaacccagggtctacCTCATCCTAGGTATGTCCTGTACCACTGAGCTCTGCCTCtagtcctattttatttttttaatttttattatttacagttGATGAAGCAAGCCAGAGGTTCTCCAGATGTGTCTGCACACtacttgagttcttttttttttttggtttttcgagacagggtttctctgtggctttggagcctgtcctggaactagctctgtagaccaggctggtctcgaactcacagagatctgcctgcctctgcctcccgagtgctgggattaaaggcatgcgccaccatcgcccggcctctacTTGAGTTCTATTGGGCACGAGCGTCTTAGGTGTGTACAATCTACAGtccttcttcctgtccttcttCACCACACCACTCCTCCCCGTACCGGCCACCCTCTCCACAGCTCAGCTGCCTTGTGGTCCTCTATCCCCCAGGCCCAGTCTTCTTACTGTTCCTCAACAAGCCTAACTGTTATCTTTTCCAAGGTTGTCATAGTTGACTGCTGACACCCAGTTTACTGAGGACAGCAACCAAGTAGTGACTCTGCTCCATAAATGACCCCCCTGAACCTGGAAACGCCGGCCCCACAGCTTGCCCGGATGGGCCATGCTTACCCTTCTGACTCAGTTTAGGGGCGCTTCTGTTAACAGAGCCCATGTCTCCCTCTGCTTGGCTGTTGTTCCTGCcacacagaaccacacagagCCCAAACCACCTCTTGTCCGTCTGCTCAAGTAGACTTTAGCTCAGCAGTGGCTGAAGTCAGCTCAGGACACTCAGTTTCTGGGCCCAGAATAAGGGCCTGGAGTTTGCTACAATGAACACTAGCATACGGTGTTTCACTGGGGACCCAGGCGAAAGCAAGGTAGCGTGAACTGTGGGCCAtaggcagaagggagggaagttggtaggcaagctttattattcATCAATCTGTACACTGTCcactgggagtgggtggggcagcAAGTGGCTCctccccactgcctggcttctccaAGCAGGTCGGAGCAGACAGAGGCTATGTTTAAAGTTGCTCCCTCGGGCTCCTAGGAGATCACCTCTGTCTTGCGGTCACTGCACAGGCCTTCAGGGCCGGTCACAGGGAGCAAGGCCCTTCTTCCGTTCACGGGTCAGCAGGGTCACCAGCTTGGCCTTGATGCCTGCCTGTGCACCCGAGCGGCTAGCTCCTCCAGCCTCATCTAGCTCCATTTCTAGCAGCCTCCGGTACTGGGCTTCCAAGCTGCCGTCCTGGGTTGAGCCAggccaactcaggtcctcactgtTGTGATAGATGGGGCTGGATAGGGGGCTGTGGCCAGGAGGGCCCTCTTGGGACTTAGGACCCCCATTGGACAGCCCAGGACTGGCCTCCAGCACACACAGGTTCTCATAGAGGTGCTCTCTAGTAGCTGTGGGCTTGCTGGTCTGCTTACACACAGACGCATAGAGACCGGATACTGTTTCTTCTTGTGTAGGACTGAGCAGCAACGGCAGGCTTTGAGGCCCATGATCGGCCACAGGCAGCTTTCTGGGAGTGGCCAGCTCAGACCCTGGGGCCACTTCCCGAAGCTCTCCAGGGGGCTCtagggagggcagggagagggcCCGAGGCAGGGGGCAGGGCGGGGATGTGGCTGCCTCTGGAAGACGTTCCCGCTGGCGGGCAATGGCTGCAGCCACAGCTCCACATATGTCTGGGGCACGTGGACTACTGAAGGCAAAAAGGCCCTCGCCCGAGTCACAGCGTCGACCAGCCTCAAAAGAGAACACGCCCTGCACGCGAGAGACACAGGCAGGGGTCAGTGGCTGAGGAGCCAGGACACTGACCACCTTTCCCTACAGGGACCCGTCAGGTTGGCCAGCACCTCACCTTGTCGGAGCCAAACTTGCGCAGGAAACGGTAGGGCCAGCTGTAGCAGGCTTGGGGGTTAGAAGTCTCCCGAAGCTGAATGTCATCTTGGCCCAGCACCAGGAGGTAGGGGCCTTTCAGCTGGCAGCGGGTGGTGGCTTCTGTCCTCTGTACGACCACTGGAAACTCAGCCACTGTACTCAGGAAGCAAGGACATTTCATCAGTTCTTAGAGACCACTGCTGGGGTGTGTGTAAGGCTGCCCCGGGGTCTTCCCTGAGTCACCTTCTTGCCAGGAGGAGTAGATAGAGTTTTCCTCCATGGGAACAAAGCCTCTTTTTGGAGTCTCAGCCTGTCCTGATCCAGAACATTCTCCGGTGCCCTGAGGAACAGATTTGCGTTGTCAATTAGAGCCCGACCTGTTCCTCCCCGCCACCTCTCCCACGGGGTCGGGGTCATCAGGCAACAGCTCCCATGCACTCTGCCTCACACTCTGTAGGGCTCTGGGCTCTCCTGAGTCATTTCCCATTTGCACCATGGGGCAGCAATTTCCACTGGGCTCCCCTGAGGGTGCTGGTCTTGGAGCACAGCCATCTCTGTAGTGCAAGGGTGTTCCTAGTGCTCTAACGTACCAAGGGGATGTTTCTACAGCCCCTATGTGTGGCCAGGGGCTGGGCTGGCTTCCTTATGGCTTTGACAGCATGCTTCAGTGAAGAGGCgaggaagtgggggacaggcagcctCAAGTAATAGTCCAGCCTTCGCCAAACATCTCACTATCGCCATCTGCAGGTCACCCCTGACCTTCCCTGACTTCCATTACATGGCCGGACCCACAGTTCTTTCAGGTTCTAATTGTCCACCACCATAGCTATCTTAATCCATGAGCACAGCCAAAGCCAAACCCTACCTCCTTTCATCCTGTGCATTTCTTAATTTAGAAACAATTGGTACAAATCAACATCACCATTTTAAGGAACAATTCAGTGATTTTTAGTATAGTCACAAGGTCGTGTAACCATAGCAGCTCCAAATTCCAGAGCTCATTATCATGGCAAATGACAATCCAGTGCCCATCAGCAGTCACTACCCACTCCCCCGCCCACCTGCACTGTCTGTATGGATTTGGTTGTTCTGGATATAtcatatgaattttttaaagctCTTACGTGCTACCCTTTGTGTTTAGCTTCTTTCATGTCATATTGTTcccaggctggttttttttttttttttggtcttgtttttgaggcagggtctcaagtagcccaggctggcctggaactggccacatagccaaggataactttgCATTGCTGAACCTTCTACTTCCACCTTCTAAACGCTGGGGTCACAGGCCTGGACCACCTTGCCTAGCTTACGGTTCTGTTTAAATCTTCATTAGGGGATGGCCCTGTGTGGTCTCATCTCTTGGCAATGGTGACTAGTGTTGCCATGAGCACTGGTGGGCACACTTTGCCTGGACATCTCCTTTCATTCTCTTGGTGATGCATGAATCTGGAACTGCAGCCATATGGTAACTCcatgtttggttttaaaaaacatttattacttATTGCTAAGTGTATGGATTTTTTGCCTACATATCTGTCTGTTGACTACAAGTGTACAGTagccatggaggctagaagagggggGTCTGATCCCTTGAGACttaacagttgtgagctgccatgtgggtgctaggaattgaacccaggccctctgcaagagggGCCAGTGCTCTAACCGCTGAGCCAGCTGCTCTAAGATtagctttctgaggaactgccaggcttgtttgtctttctatcaTGAACCTTGAATCTTCAGAACCACTAGCCTCTGGTTTTAATACTCCAAAGCCATTGCTCTGATTCAGTATAAAACCTCCAACCCACACATGGCCCAAGGTGGTTTCAACAGGCGCTCACTGAACTTCCCAAATGTACTGACTCTTGTGTGCCTCAGCTACTGGCTGGCCTACTTTCTGCTCCTCAAACATGCCATGTTTCCTTGCCCCAGGGCTTTTGCCCACGACACCAGCATTACAATATTTGTCATTGTGTCTTAGACACCTTTCTCAAACCTCTGCCTTGGGTGAGTTCTCACCTGTCATGCAGGCTCCGCCCACTGTCTCCTCCTTAGAGAGGTCTCCTGATCTAATGTTTGGTTTTCCTATAGCATACATGTGGATCTGAGATCATTCTGTGGGTTTCTGAACTGTTGCTCAGATTTGCTAGACTTTGGCACTGCTTACCAAGTGGCAGAATCTGGCTAAGCAAGGATATGAGTAGGAGGGGTGAGGTGGTCCCCGCAGGCCAGTTCACTTTACACTCACCGGAAAAGCCAGCTGGCAAATGGGGCCAATCCATGATTGGCGGTGCTGTGCAGCCAGCAGGTGGCTTCGCTCAGTGGTAGTAATCAGAAAGGCACCGGTGTCCCTGGGACAATTCTCACCATCGGCCGGCAGAACAGACACACAGTCAGCCAAACGTATGACCCGACGTTCGCCTCGACGGCCAGGCCCTACAGATCTGTCGCCTGCTGGCCCCAGGCCACCATCACGAACATCCCAGCTTTCCAGCCGAGCTACACCTGATGGGCCTCCTGCATACAGTAGAGCCCACACTTTCCGCCAGTATTTCTGTAAAGAGAGAGACTGTTGGGAAGAAGGCTTCCCTGCCACTTAGTTGTGTACAAGCTGCTGAGCAACTGGTcgccttgcttctgcctccctaagaCTTTAGGGTACAAAGGAAGGAGGCCTTGCTCCGGCAAAGGTAAGCAGGAAGAAGTCTGTATTTAGGGTTGGTCAAGCTCAAATCCCACCCTCCCTGCCCTTTTCTAAATGACCTTCATAGCTCGCCTATCAAGGTCATGAGAATATAAGCCTGGACTTCTCCTGGACTATCTGTAAAGTATCTAGTGGTCGGGGCGGGTCAGCTGACACCGCTGTTAAGCTATCTATTGCCTGCCCCAACCGAAAAGGGCACTTAGGCcatgggctgggtgtggtgggaagGAGGCCTCAGCTTCGGGCTGCTAAGGAAGGAAACATGCAAATGATACCTAGCAAAGGAAACAGTTTTTCTACCCAGGGAGCAGTTGCAGCTGAACTGTGGGTGTAGAGTCTGATGCTCAAGGAGCACAATGAATCTCCAACCCCTCTCCTCCGCAGTATCTAACCCCGTCTTGGTCTGCAGGGTGCTGCTCCATCCTTGGGAGACTCCTGCCCCTCAGACCTTGACCTTCTCCAGGAGCTCTGGAGCTATCATACACATAGGTTTCGGTTCTTAGGACCATGGTCTTGGCATCTCTGAGGCCATCTTATAAAGGAAGCTCTAGCCCTAATCTCAGGCCAAGAACCTCCACTCCCAAATTCCCAGGTTTCAGCCCGCCCACCCAGATTCCCTTCCCAGTTC
This genomic window from Microtus ochrogaster isolate Prairie Vole_2 chromosome 16, MicOch1.0, whole genome shotgun sequence contains:
- the Dok3 gene encoding docking protein 3, which codes for MESVETPVKDGILYQQHMKFGKKYWRKVWALLYAGGPSGVARLESWDVRDGGLGPAGDRSVGPGRRGERRVIRLADCVSVLPADGENCPRDTGAFLITTTERSHLLAAQHRQSWIGPICQLAFPGTGECSGSGQAETPKRGFVPMEENSIYSSWQEVAEFPVVVQRTEATTRCQLKGPYLLVLGQDDIQLRETSNPQACYSWPYRFLRKFGSDKGVFSFEAGRRCDSGEGLFAFSSPRAPDICGAVAAAIARQRERLPEAATSPPCPLPRALSLPSLEPPGELREVAPGSELATPRKLPVADHGPQSLPLLLSPTQEETVSGLYASVCKQTSKPTATREHLYENLCVLEASPGLSNGGPKSQEGPPGHSPLSSPIYHNSEDLSWPGSTQDGSLEAQYRRLLEMELDEAGGASRSGAQAGIKAKLVTLLTRERKKGLAPCDRP